The Streptomyces camelliae genome window below encodes:
- the ppdK gene encoding pyruvate, phosphate dikinase yields MSENKDPHVAKLVYDFTEGNKDLKDLLGGKGANLAEMTNLGLPVPPGFTITTEACKVYLDSGEEPAALRDEVSAHLDALEQRMGKKLGQADNPLLVSVRSGAKFSMPGMMDTVLNIGLSDKSVQGLAKQAGDDRFAWDSYRRLIQMFGKTVLGVDGELFEEALDKAKEAKKVTVDTDLEAADLKKLVTTFKKIVKKEAGRDFPQDPREQMDLAIKAVFDSWNGDRAKLYRRQERIPHDLGTAVNVCSMVFGNLGPDSGTGVAFTRDPASGHQGVYGDYLQNAQGEDVVAGIRNTVPLAELESIDKKSYDQLMQIMETLENHYKDLCDIEFTIERGQLWMLQTRVGKRTAGAAFRIATQLVDQGLIDETEALQRVTGAQLAQLMFPRFDEHAKVDKVARGIAASPGAAVGRAVFDSYTAVKWSRSGEKVILVRRETNPDDLDGMIAAEGILTSRGGKTSHAAVVARGMGKTCVCGAEELEVDTKRRRMTVPGGQVVEEGDLISIDGSSGKVYLGEVPVVPSPVVEYFEGRMHAGAHDADELVEAVHRIMAFADRKRRLRVRANADNAEDALRARRFGAQGIGLCRTEHMFLGDRRELVERLILADTEDEREESLKALLPLQKQDFVELFSAMDGLPVTIRLLDPPLHEFLPDITELSVRVALAESRQEPHENELRLLQAVHRLHEQNPMLGLRGVRLGLVIPGLFTMQVRAIAEAAAERKNAKGDPRAEIMIPLVGTVQELEIVREEADQVIAEVQAATGTELKLAIGTMIELPRAALTAGQIAEAAEFFSFGTNDLTQTVWGFSRDDVEASFFTAYLEKGIFGVSPFETIDKDGVGSLVKAAAEAGRRTRPDLKLGVCGEHGGDPESVHFFHEAGLDYVSCSPFRIPVARLEAGRAATQSAGSDHR; encoded by the coding sequence GTGTCGGAAAACAAAGATCCCCACGTAGCGAAGCTCGTTTACGACTTCACCGAGGGAAACAAGGACCTCAAGGACCTCCTCGGTGGCAAGGGCGCCAACCTCGCCGAGATGACCAACCTCGGTCTGCCGGTCCCTCCCGGCTTCACCATCACCACGGAGGCCTGCAAGGTCTACCTGGACAGCGGCGAGGAGCCCGCGGCGCTGCGTGATGAGGTGAGTGCGCACCTCGACGCCCTTGAGCAGCGGATGGGCAAGAAGCTCGGCCAGGCCGACAACCCCCTCCTCGTGTCCGTCCGCTCCGGCGCGAAGTTCTCCATGCCCGGCATGATGGACACCGTCCTGAACATCGGCCTCTCCGACAAGTCGGTGCAGGGCCTGGCCAAGCAGGCCGGCGACGACCGGTTCGCCTGGGACTCCTACCGCCGCCTCATCCAGATGTTCGGCAAGACCGTCCTCGGCGTCGACGGCGAACTCTTCGAGGAGGCCCTCGACAAGGCCAAGGAGGCCAAGAAGGTCACGGTCGACACCGACCTGGAGGCCGCCGACCTGAAGAAGCTGGTCACCACCTTCAAGAAGATCGTCAAGAAGGAGGCCGGCCGGGACTTCCCGCAGGACCCGCGCGAGCAGATGGACCTCGCCATCAAGGCGGTCTTCGACTCCTGGAACGGCGACCGCGCCAAGCTGTACCGCCGCCAGGAGCGCATCCCGCACGACCTCGGCACGGCCGTCAACGTCTGCTCGATGGTCTTCGGCAACCTGGGCCCCGACTCCGGCACCGGCGTCGCCTTCACCCGCGACCCCGCCTCCGGCCACCAGGGCGTCTACGGCGACTACCTGCAGAACGCCCAGGGCGAGGACGTGGTCGCGGGAATCCGCAACACCGTCCCGCTGGCGGAGCTGGAGTCGATCGACAAGAAGTCGTACGACCAGCTCATGCAGATCATGGAGACCCTGGAGAACCACTACAAGGACCTCTGCGACATCGAGTTCACCATCGAGCGCGGTCAGCTGTGGATGCTCCAGACGCGCGTCGGCAAGCGCACCGCCGGGGCAGCCTTCCGGATCGCCACCCAGCTCGTCGACCAGGGCCTGATCGACGAGACGGAGGCCCTCCAGCGCGTCACCGGCGCCCAGCTGGCCCAGCTGATGTTCCCGCGCTTCGACGAGCACGCGAAGGTCGACAAGGTCGCGCGCGGCATCGCCGCCTCGCCCGGCGCCGCGGTGGGCAGGGCGGTCTTCGACTCCTACACGGCCGTGAAGTGGTCCCGCTCGGGCGAGAAGGTCATCCTGGTCCGCCGGGAGACCAACCCCGACGACCTGGACGGCATGATCGCGGCCGAGGGCATCCTCACGTCGCGCGGCGGCAAGACGTCCCACGCGGCCGTGGTCGCCCGGGGCATGGGCAAGACCTGTGTCTGCGGCGCGGAGGAGCTGGAGGTCGACACCAAGCGCCGCCGCATGACCGTCCCCGGCGGCCAGGTGGTGGAAGAGGGCGACCTGATCTCCATCGACGGCTCCTCCGGCAAGGTCTACCTGGGCGAGGTCCCGGTCGTCCCGTCCCCCGTGGTGGAGTACTTCGAGGGCCGGATGCACGCGGGCGCCCACGACGCCGACGAGCTGGTCGAGGCCGTGCACCGGATCATGGCGTTCGCCGACCGCAAGCGCCGGCTGCGGGTGCGGGCCAACGCGGACAACGCCGAGGACGCGCTGCGCGCCCGTCGCTTCGGCGCACAGGGCATCGGCCTGTGCCGCACGGAGCACATGTTCCTCGGCGACCGCCGTGAGCTGGTCGAGCGCCTCATCCTGGCCGACACGGAGGACGAGCGCGAGGAGAGCCTGAAGGCGCTGCTCCCGCTGCAGAAGCAGGACTTCGTGGAGCTGTTCTCGGCGATGGACGGCCTGCCGGTCACCATCCGTCTCCTCGACCCGCCGCTGCACGAGTTCCTGCCGGACATCACGGAGCTCTCGGTCCGCGTGGCCCTGGCCGAGTCCCGCCAGGAGCCGCACGAGAACGAACTGCGCCTGCTCCAGGCGGTCCACCGCCTGCACGAGCAGAACCCGATGCTCGGCCTGCGCGGCGTACGCCTCGGCCTGGTCATCCCCGGCCTGTTCACCATGCAGGTGCGCGCGATCGCGGAAGCGGCGGCCGAACGCAAGAACGCCAAGGGCGACCCGCGCGCCGAGATCATGATCCCGCTCGTCGGCACCGTCCAGGAGCTGGAGATCGTGCGCGAGGAGGCCGACCAGGTCATCGCCGAGGTCCAGGCGGCGACGGGCACCGAGCTGAAGCTGGCCATCGGCACGATGATCGAGCTGCCGCGAGCCGCCCTCACGGCCGGCCAGATCGCGGAGGCGGCGGAGTTCTTCTCCTTCGGCACGAACGACCTGACCCAGACGGTCTGGGGCTTCTCCCGGGACGACGTGGAGGCCTCGTTCTTCACGGCATACCTGGAGAAGGGCATCTTTGGCGTCTCCCCGTTCGAGACCATCGACAAGGACGGCGTGGGCTCCCTGGTCAAGGCGGCGGCGGAAGCCGGCCGCCGCACTCGCCCCGACCTCAAGCTCGGCGTCTGCGGCGAACACGGCGGCGACCCGGAGTCGGTCCACTTCTTCCACGAGGCCGGCCTGGACTACGTCTCCTGCTCCCCGTTCCGCATCCCGGTCGCCCGCCTGGAGGCCGGCCGCGCGGCCACGCAGTCGGCGGGCAGCGACCACCGATAG
- a CDS encoding carbohydrate ABC transporter permease, whose amino-acid sequence MDDALVRAGRALRVVLLIVLSLLFLIPFYLLVRNGLSSEQDITSPRWTFFPGELRWGNVRELFDDPSVPFARSLLNSALIAVATTVGTLLPASLAGYGLARIPYRHANKVFYGILGTLLVPAAVTFVPSFVLVSSLGWISTLRGLIVPTLFSAFACFVFRQYFLGFPRELEDAAQVDGLGYWRTYWLVVVPGARPVFAAVGTIVFLGAWNSFLWPLVIGQDQSAWTVQVALSSFTTSQVVRLHELFVAAVMSVLPLLLVFLCFQRWIVAGVERSGID is encoded by the coding sequence ATGGATGACGCCCTGGTGCGGGCCGGTCGGGCCCTGCGGGTGGTGCTGCTGATCGTGCTCTCCCTGCTCTTCCTCATTCCCTTCTATCTGCTCGTGCGCAACGGGCTGTCGAGCGAGCAGGACATCACCTCGCCCCGATGGACGTTCTTTCCGGGTGAGTTGAGGTGGGGGAACGTCCGGGAGCTGTTCGACGATCCGTCCGTTCCCTTCGCCCGGTCGCTGCTCAACTCCGCGCTGATCGCCGTGGCCACGACCGTCGGCACCCTGCTGCCGGCCTCCCTCGCCGGATACGGGCTCGCCCGCATCCCCTACCGGCACGCGAACAAGGTCTTCTACGGCATCCTCGGCACCCTGCTGGTCCCGGCCGCCGTGACCTTCGTACCGAGCTTCGTGCTGGTGTCGTCGCTGGGCTGGATCTCCACGCTGCGCGGGCTGATCGTCCCGACGCTGTTCTCCGCGTTCGCCTGCTTCGTCTTCCGGCAGTACTTCCTGGGATTTCCACGGGAGCTGGAGGACGCGGCCCAGGTCGACGGGCTCGGGTACTGGCGTACGTACTGGCTCGTGGTCGTGCCGGGCGCGCGTCCGGTGTTCGCCGCCGTCGGGACGATCGTGTTCCTCGGGGCGTGGAACTCGTTCCTGTGGCCGCTGGTGATCGGGCAGGACCAGAGCGCCTGGACGGTGCAGGTCGCGCTGTCGTCCTTCACCACGTCCCAGGTCGTGCGGCTGCATGAGCTGTTCGTCGCCGCCGTCATGTCCGTCCTGCCGCTGCTGCTGGTCTTCCTGTGTTTCCAGCGGTGGATCGTGGCGGGGGTGGAGCGGTCGGGGATCGACTGA
- a CDS encoding carbohydrate ABC transporter permease, whose translation MRRRRALWFWVFVGPFAAGLALFTYVPLLWSVALSFFDAHNTVTPTHFVGLDNYTAMLRDDAFVGSLRTFLVFTAFIVPATYVFSLALALMVNRVRRARAFFRSVFFLPAACSYVVAALVWKMSIFNGVRFGLANTVLGWFGGDPVAWLSITDPPWYWLVIVTVRLWLQAGFYMILFLAGLQRIDPVLYEAAAVDGARPGWTVLRHITLPQLRATSVAVVLLLVINAFQAFDEFYNLLSDARGYPPYARPPLVYLYYTALGQGQNLGLGSAGAVILALVIAVVTVGQARWLRLGRTDADG comes from the coding sequence GTGAGGCGCCGTAGAGCCCTCTGGTTCTGGGTGTTCGTCGGGCCGTTCGCCGCCGGGCTGGCGCTCTTCACCTACGTTCCCCTGCTGTGGAGCGTGGCCCTGAGTTTCTTCGACGCGCACAACACCGTCACGCCCACGCACTTCGTCGGCCTGGACAACTACACGGCGATGCTGCGGGACGACGCGTTCGTCGGCAGCCTGAGGACGTTCCTCGTCTTCACCGCCTTCATCGTGCCGGCCACCTATGTCTTCTCCCTCGCCCTCGCCCTCATGGTCAACCGGGTCCGCCGGGCACGGGCCTTCTTCCGGTCCGTGTTCTTCCTTCCGGCCGCGTGCAGTTACGTCGTCGCCGCCCTGGTCTGGAAGATGTCGATCTTCAACGGGGTACGGTTCGGACTCGCCAACACCGTCCTCGGGTGGTTCGGCGGCGATCCCGTCGCGTGGCTGTCCATCACCGATCCGCCCTGGTACTGGCTGGTCATCGTCACCGTACGGCTGTGGCTGCAAGCCGGTTTCTACATGATCCTCTTCCTGGCCGGGCTGCAGCGGATCGATCCGGTGCTCTACGAGGCGGCCGCCGTGGACGGGGCCCGGCCCGGCTGGACGGTGCTGCGGCACATCACCCTGCCCCAGCTGCGGGCCACCTCGGTCGCGGTGGTGCTGCTGCTCGTCATCAACGCCTTCCAGGCCTTCGACGAGTTCTACAACCTGCTGTCCGATGCCAGGGGCTACCCGCCGTACGCCCGGCCGCCGCTCGTCTATCTCTACTACACCGCCCTGGGGCAGGGGCAGAACCTCGGGCTCGGCAGTGCGGGTGCGGTGATCCTCGCGCTGGTCATCGCGGTGGTCACGGTGGGGCAGGCACGGTGGCTGCGGCTGGGAAGGACGGACGCCGATGGATGA
- a CDS encoding ABC transporter substrate-binding protein: MTMSRRALLAAGAGAGVGLLAACGSNTGRGGGGSGTELSQWYHQYGEAGTQQAVQRYAAAYHKARVTVQWRPGDYDQQTAAALLTDSGPDVFEVNGPTLDQIQGGQVVDLTEMLDGVKDDFNPAVLTPKTYDGRVWGIPQVIDMQMLYYRKSLLRDAGVQPPTTLDALVDAARKLSTSKVKGLFLGNDGGAGVLGGTPLHAAGLQLVTDDGEVGFDDPSAARTLGKLRQLYAGKSLLLGAPADWADPSAFIQGLTAMQWSGLWALPQIQQQLGDDFGVLPFPGDGRNGRPTVPVGAYGAAVSARGRHKEAAKEFVKWLWVERTDYQEDFALSYGFHIPARISLAKKATKLKNGPAADAVRFTTDHGYAQPLLWTPAAQTAYQDALSRIIRSGASPESELRGVVRKVSAELDRVKKVRNTKKSS, from the coding sequence ATGACCATGAGCCGTAGGGCACTGCTGGCCGCGGGTGCCGGGGCCGGAGTGGGACTGCTCGCCGCGTGCGGGTCCAACACCGGGCGTGGGGGCGGGGGTTCGGGGACGGAGTTGTCCCAGTGGTATCACCAGTACGGGGAGGCCGGCACTCAGCAGGCCGTTCAGCGGTATGCCGCCGCCTATCACAAGGCGCGTGTCACCGTGCAGTGGCGGCCGGGCGACTACGACCAGCAGACCGCCGCCGCGCTGCTGACCGACTCCGGGCCGGACGTCTTCGAGGTCAACGGTCCCACGCTCGACCAGATCCAGGGCGGTCAGGTCGTCGATCTCACCGAGATGCTGGACGGGGTCAAGGACGACTTCAATCCGGCCGTGCTCACGCCCAAGACGTACGACGGGCGGGTCTGGGGCATTCCGCAGGTCATCGACATGCAGATGCTCTACTACCGGAAGAGTCTGCTGAGGGATGCGGGAGTACAGCCGCCCACCACGCTCGACGCCCTCGTGGACGCCGCCCGCAAGCTCAGCACCAGCAAGGTCAAGGGGCTCTTCCTGGGCAATGACGGGGGAGCCGGCGTGCTCGGGGGAACTCCCCTCCATGCCGCCGGACTTCAGCTCGTCACGGACGACGGCGAAGTCGGCTTCGACGATCCCTCCGCCGCCCGCACCCTCGGCAAGCTCCGTCAGCTGTACGCCGGCAAGTCCCTCCTCCTCGGCGCTCCCGCCGACTGGGCCGACCCGTCCGCCTTCATCCAGGGGCTGACCGCGATGCAGTGGTCGGGGCTGTGGGCGCTGCCGCAGATCCAGCAGCAACTCGGGGACGATTTCGGGGTGTTGCCGTTCCCGGGCGACGGCCGGAACGGCAGGCCGACCGTGCCTGTCGGGGCGTACGGGGCCGCCGTCAGCGCGCGTGGCCGGCACAAGGAGGCCGCCAAGGAGTTCGTGAAGTGGCTGTGGGTCGAACGGACCGATTATCAGGAGGACTTCGCGCTCAGCTATGGCTTCCACATCCCCGCCCGGATCTCCCTCGCCAAGAAGGCGACCAAGCTGAAGAACGGCCCTGCCGCCGACGCCGTGCGCTTCACCACCGACCACGGCTACGCCCAGCCACTGCTGTGGACGCCGGCCGCGCAGACCGCCTATCAGGACGCGCTCAGCCGGATCATCAGGAGCGGGGCGAGTCCGGAGAGTGAACTGCGGGGCGTCGTACGGAAGGTGAGCGCCGAACTCGACCGTGTGAAGAAGGTCCGGAACACGAAGAAGTCGTCGTGA
- a CDS encoding DUF4232 domain-containing protein, with amino-acid sequence MIPYRNPLNPLNPLSRSRSLSRTSPGRGAAAVLTAALVGLTAAGAAWSAPSTAASLRTCTVNDLYLSMGRKEGAAGSLYWPIRFTNTSTTSCALRGYPGVSVLDTAHHQLGPAATRSGTSYGTVTLTPGHSASSVIRTTNGPIGGPCLRTGTYLRVYPPASRTPALIPAAWTTCSGVFQVGPVNVEGSI; translated from the coding sequence ATGATCCCTTATCGGAACCCTCTGAACCCTCTGAACCCTCTGAGCCGATCCCGATCCCTCTCCCGCACATCCCCCGGGCGCGGCGCGGCCGCCGTGCTGACCGCGGCCCTCGTGGGCCTGACGGCGGCGGGAGCGGCATGGAGCGCGCCCTCGACGGCGGCTTCTCTCCGTACCTGCACGGTAAACGATCTGTATCTCTCGATGGGCCGCAAGGAGGGGGCGGCCGGGTCGCTGTACTGGCCGATCCGGTTCACCAACACCAGCACGACCAGCTGTGCCCTGCGCGGCTACCCGGGGGTCAGCGTCCTGGACACCGCCCACCACCAGCTCGGTCCCGCCGCCACCCGCAGCGGCACCTCCTACGGCACGGTCACCCTCACCCCGGGCCACTCGGCCTCGTCGGTCATCCGCACCACCAACGGCCCGATCGGCGGCCCCTGCCTGCGCACCGGCACCTACCTCCGCGTCTACCCACCGGCGTCCCGCACACCGGCCCTGATACCGGCCGCTTGGACGACGTGTTCCGGTGTCTTCCAGGTCGGTCCGGTGAATGTGGAGGGGTCGATCTGA